The Candidatus Parvarchaeota archaeon genome segment AACTGAAAAGGAAATGGCTGCATTTGCAGACGCAGTTGGCACACCAAAAGCTGCAACAGGCAAGCCCTCGTCAATGGGCGGATTGCCCCACGAGCTAGGCTCAACCGGCTTTGGGGTCGCCCAATCCTCATTTGTGGCACTTGAGCACATGAAAATCCCTGTTGCAGGTGCAAGCGTGGCACTTGAGGGCTTTGGAAATGTGGGAACTTTCACAATGAAGTTCATGACAGAGCGGGGCGCAAAAGTTGTTGCAATCTCTGATTCAAAAGGCACTGCGTACCTGCCCGAAGGCTTCAACTATGATACGATGATGAAGGTAAAATCAGAGAAAGGCACGGTGACAGCGTATCCTGGCGCAAAAATTCTGGGCGCGGCAGATTTGTTTGGCATGCAAGTTGACGTTTTAATACCTGGTGCAAGGCCAAATGTGATTACTGATGCAAACAAGGCGCAAGTCAGGGCAAAAATCATTGTAGAGGCTGCAAACATCCCAATCGTTCCGCGAATAGAGGAGGAATTTGCTGCAAAAGGTGTTCTTGTAATTCCTGATTTTGTTGCAAACGCAGGCGGCGTCATCTCGTCCTATGTGGAGCACATCGAGGGCACAGAATCCCAGATGTTCAAGATGGTTGAGGATAGGATTGTCAAAAACACCAGGCTCATGCTTGGTGGCATGCAGGGCCTCAAGGCAAGGGAGGCAGCGCTAAAAATTGCAAAAGAACGCGTGTTGGATGCAATGGCAAAAAGATAAACCGCTGAAGAACCTCGGTGCGGGAGCCACGCATTAAAATATAAACTTGTGTTTCGCGTTTAGTGCCAGGTGAACGCATGGTGCTCAAACCCCTTTCAGACCACACGCCGCCGCAAAAGGGCGCAAAAAACAGCGACGCTTTGATGAAAAGGTCCAATGCATTCAGAAATCTCTTTGACGATAATCGCAAATCCCTGTTTGAATACACCAAGGAAGTTTCAAGCAAAATCCTAGTTCCAAACACTGTCAAAATTCACCTTGGGGAATTAAAACTCAATGACTTGTTTGAAGGCGCCAAAGGCAATGATGGCGCCTCGCTTTCGCAGTTTTGCAATATAGGCATACCGGTTGAGTTTGGCGGCTATGAGCAGGGCAAGGGCATTATTGACTCCCTCATTTTGCACCAGAACATGGCATATGGAAGCGCGTCTGCCGCGGCATTTTTTGACGGCCACGAGCTTTTATCTTCCCCAATCATCCTTGCAGGCTCTCAGGCCCAAAAAGAATTCTTCCTGCCAAAGCTTGCGACCAGGGAAATAATCGGCTGCTATTCTCTTTCAGATGTCAACTGCGCCTCGGACGTTGCAGGCATGAACTCCCTTACATATACGAAACCGGCTGAAGACTATTTCTTAAACGGCTCCAAAATATTTGTCACGAATGGCCCTGACGCCCACTACACAATCGCATTTGCAAAAGAGTCAGGAAACGAAAACAAGGGAAAAAACATAACTGCATTCATTGTCAAGAGGGCCACAAGTGCAGGTGGGGATGGCTTTGCGCCAGGCGAGCCGATGAACAAGCTTGGCTGGAAGGCATCCAGCACCTCACTTGTCTATTTTGACAATGTTCGCGTTTGTGCGCAGGACATTGTAGGCGAGGTTCTAGGAGGCTTCAAGGTTGCTGCTACAACCCTTGCTTACGGCAGGCTGAAAATAGCGGCAGAAGCCCTTGGCCTCATGGAGCGCATTTACGATGAATTGCAGGAATTTCTACCCCAAAGAAGCGCTTTTGGAAAGCAGCTCAAGTGTCACGACTTGATTAAATATCAGATTGCGCAGATTGCAAACGCCATAAAGGAAACCCGCGACTCGGTCTATGGCACTGCATACAATGTTGAAGCGCTTACTGCACAGGGAAAAGTTGTTGATTTTGCGGACGAGGCGGCGCAGGTCAAAAGCATGGCCGCGCACAAGCTGCAAAAAGTTGCGGAACTTGCAGTCAGGATGCAAGGCGGGTACGGGTTTGTCTATGACAAAAGCGCAATCCCTGTAATCTACTGCGATGCCCCGCTTTACATGATTGGCGAGGGCGCGGACAACGTTCTCAACCTGTCTGTTGGGACAAACATCCTAGGCTAGCTTTTCTTTTTTCTTGCCCTCAATGCAGCAGTTTCTTTTCAGGGCAAATTCCTTTATGCCGGGCCATTTTGCAACCATCCCGATAATGCCTGCAACCCACCACAGGCACCAGATGCAATAAAACTTTCCTTCAAAGCAAGCACTAGTCTTGCAAGCCCTTTCAAAAGCAGAATAATGATTTTTTGTTTGAGTTGTTTTTTTCATGGTGCTGCACTGCCGTAAAGGCGCGTATTCCTTTTCTTCTTGACTAGGCCCCTTCTCAAGTCCCGTATTTTTTCAGCTTTCCCATGTATCCAAGCATCAGTGGCATAAGCTCGCTTCCCAATATCTGCCCAAGCTGCCCGCCTGTGCAGGAATACTCGTCAAAACTTGCTTTGGGCCCTTCGCGCCGTATGTTGTCGGCATAAAGCAGAAGCGGAACCGGGTCGCAGCTGTGGGCCTTTGAAACTGTCGGCGTGGAGTGGTCGCCTGTTACGACCACGTTTGCCCCGCTTTTTGCAAGTGCCGGGATAAGTTCCCTGTCCACCCTTTCAATCATCATTTTTTTTCCATCAAAGTCGCCGTCATGGCCGCAGCTGTCCGTCCCTTTCACGTGGACAAAGACAAACTCGTGCGTCTTTAGGGCTGCAATTGCCGCCTTTGCCTTTGCTTTCAAATCAGTCCGGGTTGTCGCAGTAGCCCCCTTGACTTCAACCACATCCATCCCAATGTATCTTGCAATTCCCTTGTAAAGCGCCCCGCCTGCCACGCATGCCGCCTTTATGTTGTATTTTTCGCCAATAGGCTGCACGTGCCTGTAAACCCCGGCACCTCGCAAAAGCACAGCGTTTGCCGGCTTTTTGCCCTGCACTTCAAGCCGCCTGTTTTCCTGCAGCGCCGCAAGCTTTTCATGGGCAATTCTTGTATATTTTGTTACAGTCTGTGCAGTCTTCCTTGACTCATGGGACTTGTCATGCGGCAAGCAATGGGGAACCTTTTCGCCTTCATGCGCATCCGTGGGTCCAATGTTGCTTGAAAAGCCGGAGCCTGAGAGCACCACTGCACCCCTGTGTTCAACCGTGTGCACAAACGAAAACACCGCATCATCGACGAATATTTTTTTTATTGCAGGCTCTATCCTCCTCGCATCCTGCGTCCCAATCCTGCCTGCCCTCCTGTCAAGAACCTTCATTTCACCGTCAACAGTTGCAAAGTTTGCCCTAAATGCAATGTCCCCTTCCTTGAGCTTAATGCCTGCGCCAAGCGCCTCAAGAGGCCCCCTTCCGCAATAAAACTCGCGCGGGTCGTAGCCGAGTATCTGGAGATGGGCAGTATCAGAGCCCGGGGTTATCCCCCTTGCTATGGTGTGCATAAGCCCTATGGCCCCGTTTTGGGCAAGCCTGTCCAAATTGGGCTTTTTTGCAGCCATAAGCGGCGTTTGCAGGCCTCTTGGAAGGTCCCCAAGCCCGTCGAAAATCAGAAGTATTGTTTTTTTTGCCATAGT includes the following:
- a CDS encoding Glu/Leu/Phe/Val dehydrogenase; this translates as MHGFVDEWGPERVVEVYDQKTKTHGVLVVDNTARGPGKGGIRLVPDISATEVFGLARAMTWKNALADIPFGGAKAGIKADPKTVNKDAAMRAFALKLKELIPSVYIAGPDMNTTEKEMAAFADAVGTPKAATGKPSSMGGLPHELGSTGFGVAQSSFVALEHMKIPVAGASVALEGFGNVGTFTMKFMTERGAKVVAISDSKGTAYLPEGFNYDTMMKVKSEKGTVTAYPGAKILGAADLFGMQVDVLIPGARPNVITDANKAQVRAKIIVEAANIPIVPRIEEEFAAKGVLVIPDFVANAGGVISSYVEHIEGTESQMFKMVEDRIVKNTRLMLGGMQGLKAREAALKIAKERVLDAMAKR
- a CDS encoding acyl-CoA dehydrogenase, whose protein sequence is MVLKPLSDHTPPQKGAKNSDALMKRSNAFRNLFDDNRKSLFEYTKEVSSKILVPNTVKIHLGELKLNDLFEGAKGNDGASLSQFCNIGIPVEFGGYEQGKGIIDSLILHQNMAYGSASAAAFFDGHELLSSPIILAGSQAQKEFFLPKLATREIIGCYSLSDVNCASDVAGMNSLTYTKPAEDYFLNGSKIFVTNGPDAHYTIAFAKESGNENKGKNITAFIVKRATSAGGDGFAPGEPMNKLGWKASSTSLVYFDNVRVCAQDIVGEVLGGFKVAATTLAYGRLKIAAEALGLMERIYDELQEFLPQRSAFGKQLKCHDLIKYQIAQIANAIKETRDSVYGTAYNVEALTAQGKVVDFADEAAQVKSMAAHKLQKVAELAVRMQGGYGFVYDKSAIPVIYCDAPLYMIGEGADNVLNLSVGTNILG
- the apgM gene encoding 2,3-bisphosphoglycerate-independent phosphoglycerate mutase — protein: MAKKTILLIFDGLGDLPRGLQTPLMAAKKPNLDRLAQNGAIGLMHTIARGITPGSDTAHLQILGYDPREFYCGRGPLEALGAGIKLKEGDIAFRANFATVDGEMKVLDRRAGRIGTQDARRIEPAIKKIFVDDAVFSFVHTVEHRGAVVLSGSGFSSNIGPTDAHEGEKVPHCLPHDKSHESRKTAQTVTKYTRIAHEKLAALQENRRLEVQGKKPANAVLLRGAGVYRHVQPIGEKYNIKAACVAGGALYKGIARYIGMDVVEVKGATATTRTDLKAKAKAAIAALKTHEFVFVHVKGTDSCGHDGDFDGKKMMIERVDRELIPALAKSGANVVVTGDHSTPTVSKAHSCDPVPLLLYADNIRREGPKASFDEYSCTGGQLGQILGSELMPLMLGYMGKLKKYGT